One genomic window of Bactrocera dorsalis isolate Fly_Bdor chromosome 4, ASM2337382v1, whole genome shotgun sequence includes the following:
- the LOC105230428 gene encoding protein pecanex: protein MGSQTLEILRQGVWASLTGGWFYDPHQGVFCNVVHLYLWLYLLCSPFVTYLYFPSTWLTWCIYCTLTSFTILLVKLANMALHRLYDRAQTMSEANLKNPFFKITKEMEPRENETGIEMKVMRNDGSHNSVEQAINEASEENSMMSMENVNSIIDLKVDVHRKNSSESIEMLFYPPSLVSGNSQQDQQSLAGSVSVTKSIRSTNAPITGALSVYPEHESEHMSNADITAHHSSTLKPGAINSTATNNVTARHMPHLLRKSSEEFKRRHQRRRLERQGSLDAAAESCLANKLIRNQSDTIAASATARCNDNFLHPQDVNAAVATKSASASKTTHNALGTIAIGAATQRTATTTNATTTLALTSANATPTATTNMSSSSGFSGATGSVALNAPLALSSAKGTRLQRHRSSETHEERMKQQNRSLFLPIHHEHQPHHVSSGASSSSALAAIGGDILDGDDMEMDGLGGSASGMSGHVDTRARVLQPWILGSSSDVYIDDDSYTKSDFGIEQLDGRKSNRPGFLLQQQQPFNAQFAQYQQQFYRTPHHHHHHGVVNIRKDSSSTMSALQLPVGNAKSSAGNSGSGMKRRRHSNATALYKGGAGGVGAPNHAHSNALAAAAALASGQQPTVRRIKSAALEISCPRPSVSNLSPHPNSVEAINGQQMIKNPQSALLPPPSKCLVRNPHLNLCPKFGGSFGGASSSSGGSSSLNFGTSGSTTALIEPVSPIVEQSDERASSLDVATQRSDCALELNDMEADDCGDEDEDEDVEGIEEGNEENDIELDDLDDDEVDNVDDEVDDVPMRHRRKALGCLHHSAESDVGDILGDEVDNDEDDEFKDFDDDLEHGLGNAELKSVVCQPASANQPKTDFTDDFDHILNGLEQIQQDLKRSAAENNRKAHVYSADSEDEVDEPAARQRQSLRSPTVHAAVAPALDDEQPSTSQTLRQRLHSTDSETDNNGSRSPLLSGKSWQHSASKNKAAEQDMYMEISALQKHKNIAGHHVSVGAPQHAYEMRPQHAARGEGDSGCPSSDCEQVSASSKDMLLAGMEAAVNVAPPKAKAEPQKANKDIEEGLECGKKPTTSAGASGSKNLGAIPKVVKYREVNETVNGSGGGSQLHKRRGGSNGATSTNNEMSLVPYNAQHSITSKAASRTSSSTSSRSISADSFSADIHKMLWLMTEHGRPEATQQGYATAGSAATGASSNVVGTGAGGCSTATANMSSAHFQFYQDAIQALNTYPATSTDSLWLTERMYYRDKARRNSKQISEPGNSSIGDFSHAHELQSAQLSSQSGATTAPIRNLHPPLGVVVASSSLNARTVYNGAGLSIQGLINVLNDEGQQRSSQTRSGSGSNNTGTGTRLLNGRPIESYFRPSFPLSAEKPIAPKSYYKYRFKCCGYEHEFKISMDRLELLALFDRDLHWLHIMLSVLLSALVAYLGATILQLGYYKDLFAFLFCAVIASAQYSLVKSVQPDAASPIHGFNKTVAYSRAIYFCICSGILLLCERLKREYEQQAVAPAVLSFFGVRYSPLVLTATVLQVMYVFLLCFPIIFSLGLFPQINTFLMYLLEQIDMHVFGGNAAGSLLGSFLCVLRSILGVMLLYGPLYSAFAEERGTQFIVFSLFCAILVPLGYHLSRSASDFSHLWALIKNCIVSTYHDDDDEDELSAATIDGSAASSQKLTTNTTLKGRTKSTSARAHEQIEMSALDEKLTAEIRERAALEHINIEIEGKSSKSKASSLASSSQTLAKTQSSNRKGMTTSNSFVSVVNGSGALMTGAESVHDAAPVGENQPTQLLENEVVDAANATVTTPTNASNVGVGTKETAQPTSITPGDAVRSKSVEADVDAEAQQQAADEEDKMSSSSTTNPGDMSTLTAGGVCADVEPTAMPTNAGSANVDNDNDSPDPLPKKLQATVNMRLKNDLVVTTLLAVVVFGLHCSTVFTVLQPDLNIVLYAFTGGLGLLLHYIIPQMRKHMPWLCFARPLLRQKEYGQFEVAHAPKVMWFEKVYIYLCMLERNVMFPLLVISSVTADAQIIANKFGIAWGTLIVAVCALKLIRNAYSDPTNQYLIVMFTVLCFRYDFAFASETFLIDYFFMSLAFRKCCDFLLKLQFIVTYIAPWQITWGSAFHAFAQPFSVPHSAMLFLQAGVSAILSTPLNPFLGSAIFLTSYVRPIKFWERDYNTRRIDHSNTRLSSQLERNLGADDNNLNSIFYEHLTRSLQHSLCGDLLMGRWGNVNQGDCFVLASDYLNCLVHIIELGNGLCTFQMRGLEFRGTYCQQREVEAITEDVEDNDGCCCCDPGHLPRMLSVNAMFSTRWLAWQVVAAQYVLEGYSISDNLASATLQVFEYRKVLITYYIKSIIYYVIKNPKLEQWLASAPIQEALQHTLSRQFVDLDPIFNYNLDEDFDFRAVGITRSSFCYVYLSWINYCFDKRKESQNPPTSTANTNGSNATNAAPAPPPHTPTTNNNNNGGAYNDSKSTPNLSTTATTTTSKSQSQQQLRTRPQKSATMSGSTTTNSSEHIAISPSFANISRQTSESAPGLSGVGGCYISVGAAHAPLDNGFANSAATVGASISAAAKMPTLGQQMRGKSVGAGAAALKALRKEASPTASANATNAPNGGTERAASEETNCERPLLKLKVPSVTKDSPIVSLCLALGLLARRSLANASHSSLTGVEFFLHGLHQLFKGDFRIQSPRDEWVFADMELLHAVVAPAVKMALKLQQDHISNPDEFHYPEALYEAIDTCANDLVISHEADPVWRSAVLRGAPNLLALRHVMEDGSDEYRIIRLTKRFLSFRVIKLNRECVRGLWAGQQQELIYLRNRNPERGSIQNAKQALRNIINSSCDQPIGYPIYVSPLTTSYADTNEQLCKVIGGAITLESIKSNVLDWWHRIRERCRQGCSSGSAMETSNLGLGVTGGMGSATAGSGESGADIAPIYISAPLYNTLTVGNMFGCRPVHGVTVPTSIAGTLGTQFGSDGAVVTPLWRCPVVTAKPALLAGLLNREREQEHEREREREQLRGVGIRVSHSLSRVERERRVTLPIASTSGSANAADTGGNAATTTAKSAESARQLEPHAGGGSELQPNSNSPRYTKMSSSSGSIGIGSIITTPGDYPRKSKGPISLTAAAALAANERSGVPEMGGKSSSADMVASLAAAGHVPRIGLYKKVVIIDDFEIFDRIDVGRRFNMFWPSEEMRAKGGRSAWKDWLPCIGMVGYVVHFWMPGHRDPLFRSPFSRVVYLVAMNGYYVPVGEFGIREYDAIRDGDDGLSEEEEMATAAAGVLVAMRAVNARRSSVQHELHELDELQLQQRERLRGEGLTPILGSSLESPTSHLMGSSVLSGAGADVDTYTFDVAKVEDHAPLDATSERASVSGATAIVLTGTITSGNVQMRAVSSSSSEDEAELLNYEMQRREQFFNMWKMMSEHKDAELKQAEQAKREERAEELSPEPAPSEQQETEAPHTHETGTALAEYDAEERSAVTPSDASASRDDVGGEPECESVAAPEAQTAACVAQLEQQTLPECSDV from the exons ATGGGTTCACAAACCTTGGAGATATTGCGCCAGGGAGTGTGGGCCTCACTGACCGGTGGCTGGTTCTACGATCCACATCAGGGCGTCTTCTGTAATGTGGTGCACCTGTATCTCTGGTTGTACCTGCTGTGTTCACCGTTTGTCACGTATCTG TATTTTCCAAGTACTTGGCTAACATGGTGTATTTACTGCACACTCACAAGTTTCACCATATTGCTGGTGAAACTAGCCAATATGGCATTGCATCGGCTCTACGACCGAGCACAAACCATGTCGGAGGCGAATCTCAAAAATCCATTCTTCAAAATCACCAAGGAAATGGAACCACG CGAAAATGAGACGGGCATCGAAATGAAGGTGATGCGCAACGATGGTTCACACAATTCCGTGGAACAGGCGATAAATGAAGCAAGCGAGGAGAACAGCATGATGTCCATGGAAAATGTAAATAGCATAATTG ACCTCAAGGTGGACGTACATCGCAAGAACAGTTCGGAATCCATCGAAATGCTGTTCTATCCCCCTTCGCTAGTCTCTGGTAATAGCCAACAAGATCAACAGTCACTTGCCGGTTCCGTTAGCGTCACAAAATCCATACGGTCGACAAATGCGCCCATCACTGGTGCACTCAGCGTCTATCCGGAGCACGAAAGTGAACATATGAGCAACGCCGACATAACCGCACACCATAGCAGCACTTTAAAGCCCGGCGCCATCAATAGCACAGCCACCAACAATGTCACCGCACGCCACATGCCACACCTACTACGTAAGTCATCTGAAGAATTCAAGCGACGTCATCAGCGACGACGTCTAGAACGTCAAGGCAGCTTAGACGCTGCCGCCGAATCGTGCTTGGCCAACAAACTGATACGCAATCAATCTGATACAATAGCGGCGAGCGCCACTGCGCGTTGTAATGACAACTTTTTGCATCCGCAAGACGTCAATGCCGCTGTGGCGACCAAATCTGCCTCGGCATCGAAGACGACGCACAATGCGCTGGGCACCATTGCAATAGGCGCTGCCACACAACGAACTGCCACAACGACTAACGCCACGACCACGTTGGCGCTCACAAGTGCTAACGCAACGCCAACGGCAACAACGAATATGTCGAGTTCCTCTGGCTTCAGCGGCGCAACAGGTAGTGTTGCACTGAACGCGCCCCTTGCGCTGTCGTCTGCTAAGGGCACGCGCTTGCAGCGACATCGCAGCTCCGAAACGCACGAAGAGCGCATGAAACAACAAAATCGTAGTCTCTTCCTGCCCATTCACCACGAGCATCAGCCGCACCATGTGTCCAGTGgcgccagcagcagcagcgcatTGGCGGCGATAGGCGGTGACATCTTGGATGGCGATGATATGGAGATGGATGGTCTAGGCGGCAGCGCAAGCGGCATGTCGGGGCATGTGGACACGCGCGCGCGTGTTCTGCAGCCGTGGATACTAG GCTCATCCTCCGATGTCTACATCGACGATGACAGCTACACGAAATCGGATTTTGGCATCGAACAATTGGATGGCCGCAAATCGAATCGTCCTGGGTTTCTattacagcagcagcagccgttTAACGCACAATTCGCGCAGTATCAACAGCAATTCTACCGCACGCCACATCATCACCACCACCATGGCGTCGTCAACATACGCAAAGACTCCAGCAGCACCATGTCGGCGCTGCAACTGCCCGTAGGTAACGCGAAATCGAGTGCGGGTAATAGTGGCAGCGGCATGAAAAGACGCCGACATTCCAATGCCACCGCACTATATAAAGGCGGCGCTGGCGGTGTAGGTGCCCCGAATCATGCGCACTCAAACGCTTTGGCCGCCGCTGCTGCGTTGGCGTCCGGCCAGCAGCCGACTGTACGCCGCATTAAGAGTGCCGCGCTAGAGATCTCCTGCCCGCGTCCCTCAGTCTCGAACCTCAGTCCTCACCCCAACAGCGTGGAGGCGATAAACGGCCAGCAAATGATAAAAAATCCGCAATCCGCACTGCTACCACCGCCCAGCAAATGTCTAGTACGCAATCCGCACCTAAACTTGTGTCCGAAGTTCGGCGGCAGCTTTGGTGGCGCGAGTAGCAGTAGTGGCGGCAGTAGCAGCTTAAATTTCGGAACAAGCGGCTCGACCACGGCGCTGATTGAGCCCGTATCGCCCATTGTCGAACAGTCGGATGAGCGCGCCTCGTCGTTGGATGTAGCAACGCAACGTAGCGATTGCGCATTGGAATTGAACGATATGGAAGCTGATGATTGTGGCGATGAAGATGAGGACGAAGATGTAGAAGGCATAGAGGAAGGCAATGAGGAAAATGACATTGAGCTGGATGATCTGGATGACGACGAAGTTGATAATGTCGATGATGAAGTAGATGATGTACCGATGCGTCATAGACGCAAAGCGTTGGGCTGTCTCCACCACAGCGCCGAATCGGATGTGGGTGATATACTGGGCGACGAGGTAGACAACGACGAAGACGACGAGTTCAAAGACTTTGATGACGACTTGGAGCATGGTTTGGGCAACGCTGAACTGAAATCCGTCGTGTGCCAGCCGGCCTCAGCCAACCAGCCAAAGACAGATTTTACGGATGATTTTGACCACATACTCAACGGACTAGAGCAGATACAGCAGGATTTGAAACGTTCGGCGGCGGAAAACAATCGTAAGGCGCATGTATATTCGGCTGATAGTGAGGACGAAGTTGATGAGCCCGCGGCAAGGCAACGCCAGTCATTACGCTCGCCTACAGTACATGCCGCAGTTGCGCCTGCGCTGGATGACGAACAGCCTTCGACTTCGCAAACATTACGTCAACGTCTACATTCCACGGATTCGGAGACGGACAACAACGGCTCGCGCTCGCCACTGCTCAGCGGAAAATCCTGGCAGCATAGCGCCAGTAAAAATAAAGCCGCAGAGCAGGACATGTACATGGAGATATCGGCTTTGCAGAAGCACAAAAATATAGCCGGACACCACGTCAGCGTTGGCGCGCCACAACACGCCTACGAAATGCGCCCGCAACATGCTGCACGCGGCGAGGGTGACTCCGGCTGCCCTTCTAGTGATTGCGAGCAGGTTAGCGCCAGTTCAAAAGACATGTTGCTGGCGGGCATGGAGGCGGCAGTTAACGTCGCGCCTCCCAAAGCAAAGGCGGAACCGCAGAAAGCGAACAAAGATATAGAGGAGGGTTTGGAATGTGggaaaaaaccaacaacaagcgCGGGCGCGAGTGGCAGCAAGAACCTAGGCGCTATTCCAAAGGTCGTTAAATACCGGGAAGTAAATGAGACTGTAAACGGCAGCGGCGGCGGCTCACAGCTGCACAAACGACGCGGCGGCAGCAACGGTGCGACTAGCACAAACAATGAGATGTCGCTGGTGCCATACAACGCGCAGCATAGCATTACCTCGAAAGCTGCTTCGCGCACTTCGTCTTCCACATCATCGCGCAGCATAAGTGCCGATTCGTTTTCCGCGGACATACATAAAATGCTTTGGCTGATGACTGAACATGGGCGTCCTGAAGCCACACAACAGGGATACGCTACAGCGGGCAGCGCGGCAACAGGTGCGTCAAGCAACGTCGTCGGCACCGGTGCCGGCGGCTGCTCAACTGCGACCGCCAATATGTCCAGCGCGCATTTTCAATTCTACCAAGACGCCATACAGGCGCTCAACACCTACCCAGCCACCTCGACGGATAGCCTTTGGCTGACGGAGCGCATGTACTACCGCGACAAGGCGCGGCGCAACTCAAAACAAATTTCCGAGCCAGGCAACTCCTCCATAGGTGATTTCTCGCATGCGCATGAGCTGCAATCAGCGCAATTGAGTAGTCAGTCGGGCGCTACAACAGCGCCTATACGCAACCTACATCCACCGCTCGGCGTTGTGGTCGCCTCCTCGTCGTTGAACGCACGCACAGTATACAACGGAGCTGGACTCTCAATACAGGGACTCATAAATGTGCTCAACGACGAAGGTCAACAGCGCTCTTCACAGACGCGCTCTGGTAGTGGAAGCAATAACACTGGCACTGGCACCCGTTTACTGAATGGCCGTCCCATAGAGAGTTACTTTCGTCCATCCTTCCCCTTGTCAGCTGAAAAGCCGATAGCGCCAAAGAGCTACTACAAGTACCGTTTCAAATGTTGTGGCTATGAGCATGAATTCAAGATCTCCATGGACCGCTTAGAACTCTTAGCGCTGTTCGATCGGGACCTACATTGGCTGCACATAATGTTGTCAGTGTTGCTTTCCGCGTTGGTTGCCTATCTCGGCGCCACGATACTGCAGCTGGGCTACTACAAAGATCTGTTTGCGTTCCTATTTTGCGCCGTTATAGCGAGCGCACAGTACTCGCTGGTAAAGAGCGTACAGCCGGATGCGGCCTCACCCATACACGGCTTCAATAAGACCGTGGCTTACTCGCGCGCTATATACTTCTGCATATGCAGCGGCATACTCTTGCTTTGCGAGCGCCTGAAACGAGAGTATGAACAACAGGCAGTGGCGCCGGCAGTGCTGAGCTTCTTCGGCGTACGCTATTCACCGCTTGTGCTGACCGCGACAGTGCTGCAAGTGATGTACGTGTTCCTATTGTGCTTCCCGATAATCTTCTCGTTAGGGCTCTTTCCGCAGATCAACACCTTTCTCATGTATCTGCTGGAGCAAATAGATATGCACGTCTTCGGCGGCAATGCAGCGGGTAGTCTACTGG GCTCTTTTCTCTGCGTGCTGCGCTCTATACTCGGCGTTATGCTGCTCTACGGTCCACTCTACAGCGCATTCGCTGAAGAACGCGGTACACAATTCATAGTGTTCTCGCTCTTCTGCGCCATACTCGTGCCGCTCGGCTACCACCTGTCGCGCTCCGCCAGCGACTTCAGCCATTTGTGGGCGCTCATCAAGAACTGCATTGTCAGCACTTACCACGACGATGACGATGAGGACGAGCTGAGCGCCGCTACCATCGACGGCAGCGCGGCGAGTAGCCAGAAACTCACCACAAACACAACACTGAAAGGACGCACGAAAAGCACCAGCGCACGCGCACATGAACAGATCGAAATGTCTGCACTGGATGAAAAGCTCACGGCAGAGATTCGCGAACGCGCCGCACTCGAACATATAAACATCGAAATTGAGGGCAAGAGCAGCAAGTCAAAGGCTTCGTCATTGGCGAGTAGCAGTCAAACGCTTGCTAAAACTCAGTCAAGCAACAGAAAGGGCATGACCACCTCAAACTCCTTCGTGTCGGTGGTGAACGGTAGCGGCGCGCTTATGACAGGCGCTGAAAGCGTGCACGACGCGGCGCCAGTTGGAGAGAACCAACCCACACAATTGCTTGAAAACGAAGTGGTCGATGCGGCGAACGCGACCGTCACGACCCCAACAAATGCGTCAAATGTGGGCGTTGGCACGAAGGAAACTGCACAGCCGACATCAATAACTCCTGGGGACGCCGTAAGATCGAAGTCGGTTGAAGCGGACGTAGATGCTGAAGCACAACAACAAGCCGCCGATGAGGAAGACAAAATGTCCAGCTCCTCGACCACCAACCCCGGCGACATGTCCACGCTGACTGCGGGTGGCGTCTGCGCCGACGTCGAGCCCACCGCCATGCCAACGAACGCCGGCAGCGCGAATGTGGACAACGACAACGACTCGCCCGATCCGCTGCCTAAGAAGCTGCAGGCTACAGTGAATATGCGGCTTAAGAATGATCTTGTAGTGACCACGCTGCTGGCGGTGGTTGTCTTCGGTCTACACTGCAGCACCGTCTTCACGGTTTTGCAGCCGGATCTGAACATCGTGCTCTACGCCTTCACAGGCGGCTTGGGTCTGCTACTACATTACATCATACCGCAGATGCGCAAGCACATGCCTTGGCTCTGCTTTGCGCGACCGCTGCTGCGCCAGAAGGAATACGGACAGTTCGAGGTGGCGCATGCGCCAAAGGTGATGTGGTTCGAGAAGGTCTACATCTACCTCTGCATGCTGGAGCGGAACGTGATGTTTCCGTTGCTGGTCATTTCGTCTGTAACCGCGGACGCGCAGATAATTGCCAACAAGTTCGGCATAGCCTGGGGCACGCTGATTGTGGCGGTTTGCGCCCTGAAAC TGATTCGCAACGCGTATTCGGATCCGACAAATCAGTATCTGATTGTGATGTTCACCGTTCTGTGCTTTCGCTACGACTTCGCCTTCGCAAGTGAGACGTTCCTCATCGACTATTTTTTCATGTCGTTGGCCTTCCGCAAGTGCTGTGATTTTCTACTTAAG CTACAATTCATCGTTACCTACATCGCGCCGTGGCAAATCACGTGGGGTTCGGCATTCCACGCATTCGCCCAACCATTTAGCGTGCCGCACTCGGCAATGCTCTTCCTGCAGGCCGGCGTCTCAGCCATACTCTCCACGCCGCTGAATCCCTTCCTTGGCAGCGCCATTTTCCTCACCTCCTACGTGCGCCCCATAAAGTTCTGGGAGCGCGACTACAACACGCGTCGCATCGATCATTCCAATACGCGTTTGAGTTCGCAGCTGGAGCGCAATCTGGGCGCGGACGATAACAATTTGAACAGCATTTTCTATGAGCATTTGACGCGCTCACTGCAGCACTCTCTGTGCGGCGACCTGCTGATGGGTCGCTGGGGCAATGTCAATCAAGGCGATTGTTTTG TGCTCGCCTCAGACTACCTCAACTGCCTGGTGCACATCATTGAGCTTGGTAACGGACTGTGTACCTTTCAGATGCGCGGCTTGGAATTTCGTGGCACTTACTGCCAGCAACGCGAAGTGGAGGCCATAACGGAGGATGTGGAGGATAACgacggctgctgctgctgcgaccCGGGCCATTTGCCGCGCATGCTGAGCGTGAACGCCATGTTCTCGACGCGCTGGCTCGCCTGGCAAGTGGTCGCGGCGCAATACGTGCTCGAAGGTTACTCGATATCGGATAACTTGGCGAGCGCCACGCTGCAGGTCTTCGAGTATCGCAAGGTGCTCATCACCTATTACATTAAG AGCATAATTTATTACGTGATCAAGAATCCCAAGCTGGAGCAATGGCTTGCCTCGGCGCCCATACAGGAAGCGCTCCAACATACGCTCAGTCGGCAGTTTGTGGATCTCGATCCCATTTTCAACTACAATCTCGATGAAGATTTCGACTTTCGCGCTGTTGGCATCACGCGCTCCAGCTTCTGTTATGTTTACCTAAGCTGGATCAACTATTGCTTTGATAAGCGGAAAGAGAGTCAGAATCCCCCAACGTCCACGGCGAATACTAACGGCAGCAATGCAACAAATGCGGCACCCGCACCACCACCACACACACCCACcaccaataacaataacaacggtGGTGCGTATAACGACTCGAAGAGCACGCCAAACCTTTCCACAACCGCCACCACTACCACCAGTAAATCACAGTCCCAACAACAGCTGCGCACGCGTCCGCAGAAGAGCGCGACCATGAGCGGCAGTACCACAACGAATTCTTCGGAGCATATCGCTATTTCGCCCTCATTTGCTAACATTTCGCGACAGACGTCCGAGTCGGCGCCGGGTCTAAGTGGCGTGGGCGGCTGTTACATATCTGTGGGAGCCGCGCATGCGCCACTCGATAATGGTTTTGCGAATAGCGCGGCGACGGTGGGCGCAAGCATCTCGGCCGCAGCTAAAATGCCCACACTGGGGCAGCAAATGCGCGGTAAGTCAGTGGGTGCTGGTGCCGCGGCGTTGAAAGCACTGCGTAAAGAGGCATCACCGACGGCTAGTGCAAACGCTACGAACGCACCTAACGGCGGTACCGAGCGCGCAGCCTCAGAGGAGACCAACTGCGAACGACCATTGTTGAAATTAAAAGTGCCTAGCGTGACAAAGGACTCGCCGATAGTTTCGCTCTGTCTGGCACTGGGGCTGTTGGCACGACGTTCGTTGGCCAACGCTTCGCACAGCTCGCTGACCGGTGTTGAGTTCTTTTTGCACGGTTTGCACCAGTTGTTTAAGGGCGATTTTCGCATACAATCACCGCGCGATGAGTGGGTTTTTGCCGACATGGAGTTGCTGCATGCTGTGGTGGCGCCGGCTGTAAAGATGGCGCTGAAGCTGCAGCAAGATCACATCTCAAATCCAGATGAGTTTCACTATCCGGAGGCGCTGTACGAGGCGATTGATACGTGTGCCAATGATTTGGTTATATCACACGAAGCAGATCCCGTTTGGCGCAGTGCTGTGCTGAGAGGGGCGCCCAACTTGCTAGCCTTGCGTCATGTAATGGAGGACGGTTCGGACGAGTACCGCATAATCAGGCTGACGAAGCGTTTCCTCAGCTTCCGTGTCATCAAGCTTAATCGCGAATGCGTACGCGGTCTATGGGCGGGGCAGCAGCAGGAGCTCATCTATTTGCGCAATCGCAATCCCGAGCGCGGCAGCATTCAAAATGCCAAACAGGCGCTACGCAACATCATCAATTCAAGCTGTGATCAACCAATTGGTTACCCTATATACGTGTCGCCGCTCACCACTTCTTACGCGGACACAAATGAGCAACTCTGCAAGGTCATCGGCGGCGCCATCACGCTGGAGTCGATCAAATCGAACGTTTTGGACTGGTGGCATCGCATACGTGAGCGCTGTCGTCAAGGCTGCAGCTCGGGCTCGGCAATGGAGACCTCGAACCTCGGTCTAGGCGTTACTGGCGGCATGGGTAGCGCCACCGCCGGTAGTGGTGAGTCAGGGGCTGACATTGCGCCCATCTACATCTCGGCGCCGTTGTATAACACGCTGACGGTGGGCAATATGTTCGGATGTCGGCCAGTGCATGGTGTCACCGTACCGACCAGTATTGCCGGCACACTGGGCACGCAATTTGGCAGCGATGGCGCGGTGGTAACACCGTTATGGCGTTGTCCTGTGGTAACGGCTAAGCCTGCGCTGCTCGCCGGTTTATTAAATCGGGAACGCGAACAAGAACACGAGCGTGAACGTGAACGAGAGCAATTACGCGGAGTCGGCATACGCGTATCGCATTCGCTGTCACGCGTCGAGCGCGAACGGCGTGTAACTCTACCCATTGCTAGCACTAGTGGCAGCGCGAATGCTGCAGACACCGGCGGTAATGCGGCAACGACAACTGCAAAATCTGCTGAATCGGCGCGTCAGTTGGAGCCCCATGCTGGCGGTGGTAGTGAGTTGCAGCCGAACAGCAACAGTCCGCGCTACACCAAAATGTCCAGTTCATCGGGCAGCATCGGCATTGGCAGCATTATAACGACGCCTGGCGACTATCCGCGTAAGTCGAAAGGTCCGATCAGTTTGACGGCGGCGGCAGCGCTGGCCGCGAACGAACGCAGCGGCGTGCCTGAGATGGGCGGAAAGTCGAGCAGCGCTGATATGGTGGCGTCCTTAGCAGCAGCGGGACACGTGCCGCGCATCGGACTGTACAAGAAGGTCGTCATTATCGATGATTTTGAG ATTTTCGATCGCATCGATGTCGGACGCCGCTTTAACATGTTCTGGCCCAGCGAGGAAATGCGTGCCAAAGGTGGTCGTTCCGCTTGGAAGGATTGGCTGCCCTGCATCGGCATGGTCGGCTACGTGGTGCACTTCTGGATGCCCGGACACCGCGACCCACTGTTCCGTTCGCCTTTCAGCCGCGTGGTTTACCTGGTGGCTATGAATGGTTACTATGTACCCGTCGGCGAATTCGGCATACGTGAATACGATGCGATACGTGATGGTGATGATGGACTCAGTGAAGAAGAGGAAATGGCCACTGCTGCGGCCGGTGTCTTGGTCGCCATGCGCGCGGTTAATGCGCGACGAAGCTCCGTGCAACACGAGCTCCACGAATTGGACGAGCTACAGCTGCAGCAACGCGAACGTCTACGCGGCGAAGGACTAACACCAATACTGGGCAGCAGTCTAGAGTCTCCTACCTCACATCTGATGGGCAGCAGCGTATTAAGTGGCGCCGGCGCCGATGTAGATACTTACACGTTCGACGTCGCAAAAGTAGAAGACCACGCGCCGCTAGACGCTACCAGCGAACGGGCGAGCGTAAGTGGTGCGACGGCGATAGTGTTGACAGGCACAATTACCAGCGGCAACGTGCAAATGCGCGCAGTGAGTAGCAGTAGCTCCGAGGATGAGGCCGAGCTGCTCAACTACGAAATGCAACGGCGCGAACAATTCTTCAATATGTGGAAAATGATGTCGGAGCACAAAGACGCCGAGCTGAAGCAGGCAGAGCAGGCGAAACGTGAAGAACGCGCGGAAGAGTTGAGTCCAGAACCCGCGCCCAGTGAACAGCAAGAGACGGAGGCGCCGCACACGCACGAAACTGGCACTGCCTTGGCGGAGTACGATGCCGAGGAAAGATCGGCAGTTACACCGAGTGATGCGTCAGCCAGCAGGGATGATGTGGGCGGGGAGCCGGAGTGCGAAAGTGTGGCAGCGCCAGAAGCACAAACGGCGGCCTGTGTGGCGCAATTAGAGCAGCAAACACTGCCAGAATGCAGCGACGTTTAG
- the LOC105230429 gene encoding sex-determining region Y protein: protein MQRTRGLFKVTIVVGVLLWLVCTQSADANGHQKKKKVVIHVPVHKKIEEHTHTIIKHIHHHHKPIVIKEEKVIHEEHHPIIHKEHISHEHQHHHTEKHEHVHPIIEEEEEHIHHHHQYEHKEESHES, encoded by the exons ATGCAACGAACACGTGGG CTCTTCAAAGTGACCATCGTTGTGGGCGTGTTGCTGTGGTTGGTGTGCACCCAAAGCGCGGATGCCAA CGGTCATCAGAAGAAGAAAAAGGTCGTCATACATGTACCGGTCCACAAGAAGATCgaagaacacacacacaccattaTAAAGCATATACATCATCATCACAAACCGATTGTCATCAAAGAGGAAAAGGTCATACACGAAGAGCATCATCCGATTATACACAAAGAGCACATCTCTCATGAGCATCAACATCATCACACGGAGAAGCACGAACATGTGCATCCGATTATCGAGGAGGAAGAGGAACATATACACCATCACCATCAGTACGAGCACAAGGAGGAGAGTCATGAGAGCTGA